From Streptomyces qinzhouensis, one genomic window encodes:
- a CDS encoding DUF1697 domain-containing protein — MSTGYAALLRGINVGGHRKVPMAELRAVLEGLGHGGVATYLQSGNAVFTSDATDEDALARALEQAMEQHFGFTVDCLVRGAGYLRAVVDDCPFPAAELEAKQLHVTYFSAPVTAERFAAVDRGAHAPEDFRTGDRALYLYAPQGLGRSKLADALARPAVTRGLVATTRNWNTVVKLAELTG; from the coding sequence ATGAGTACCGGATACGCGGCACTGCTACGAGGGATCAACGTCGGAGGGCATCGCAAAGTGCCCATGGCCGAGCTGCGCGCGGTGCTCGAAGGGCTCGGGCACGGCGGGGTCGCCACCTATCTCCAGAGCGGTAACGCCGTCTTCACCAGCGACGCCACCGACGAGGACGCTCTCGCCCGCGCCCTGGAGCAGGCGATGGAACAGCATTTCGGCTTTACCGTCGACTGTCTGGTGCGCGGTGCCGGATATCTGCGGGCGGTCGTCGACGACTGCCCCTTCCCGGCCGCGGAGCTGGAAGCGAAGCAGCTCCATGTCACCTACTTCTCGGCGCCCGTGACCGCCGAGCGGTTCGCCGCCGTCGACCGCGGCGCCCATGCGCCCGAGGACTTCCGGACCGGCGACCGGGCCCTGTATCTCTATGCCCCCCAAGGGCTCGGCCGCTCCAAGCTCGCCGACGCCCTGGCCCGGCCCGCTGTCACCAGGGGCCTCGTCGCCACCACCCGTAACTGGAACACCGTGGTGAAGCTCGCCGAGCTGACCGGCTGA
- a CDS encoding DUF4236 domain-containing protein yields the protein MPFNYHKRITVIPKLLHVTVSSHGWSWSLGGRRAHVTRHSGGGRSASVRLPGGFSLRRDSRRHH from the coding sequence ATGCCGTTCAACTACCACAAGCGGATCACCGTGATCCCGAAGCTGCTGCACGTCACCGTCAGCTCCCACGGCTGGTCCTGGTCGCTGGGCGGCCGGCGGGCGCATGTCACCCGGCACAGCGGCGGCGGGCGCAGCGCCTCGGTGCGTCTCCCGGGCGGTTTCAGTCTCCGCCGGGACTCCCGCCGCCACCACTGA
- a CDS encoding sirohydrochlorin chelatase — MSRPRLLVVAHGSRDPRHAATVHALVRRVRSLRPGLRVETGFLDFDAPSVPRVLERVAAEDPKAGVVALPLLLTRAFHAKSDLPAVLADSAAALPGLRIRQAAVLGPSPLLTAAVGRRLYEAGAGRTLAARRSTGLVLASAGSTDPEAIAAIAAMARELRRTGWCSVRPAFASASLPRTEDAVRLLRADGCARVAVAPYVIAPGRLPDRIADGARAADVLADVLGPCPELAELIVERYEQAVRPAEAAPAALGRLGVTA, encoded by the coding sequence ATGTCCCGACCCCGTCTCCTCGTCGTCGCCCACGGCAGTCGCGATCCGCGGCACGCCGCGACCGTTCACGCCCTGGTGCGCCGGGTACGGTCGCTGCGGCCCGGGCTGCGCGTGGAGACGGGGTTCCTCGACTTCGACGCGCCCTCGGTACCGCGGGTGCTGGAGCGCGTGGCCGCCGAGGACCCGAAGGCCGGTGTGGTGGCGCTGCCGCTGCTGCTGACCCGGGCCTTCCACGCCAAGTCCGACCTCCCCGCCGTACTGGCCGATTCGGCGGCCGCACTGCCCGGGCTGCGGATCCGGCAGGCGGCGGTCCTGGGCCCGTCGCCGCTGCTGACCGCGGCGGTCGGGCGGCGGCTGTACGAGGCGGGGGCCGGCCGGACCCTCGCCGCACGACGCTCGACGGGGCTGGTCCTGGCCTCGGCGGGCTCCACAGACCCGGAGGCGATCGCAGCGATCGCAGCCATGGCGCGGGAGCTGAGGCGCACCGGTTGGTGCTCCGTGCGGCCTGCGTTCGCCTCCGCATCCCTTCCGCGTACGGAGGACGCCGTACGCCTGCTGCGAGCCGACGGCTGCGCCCGGGTGGCCGTCGCCCCGTATGTGATCGCCCCCGGCAGACTGCCGGACCGGATCGCCGACGGCGCCCGTGCCGCGGATGTCCTCGCGGACGTCCTGGGCCCCTGCCCGGAGCTGGCCGAACTGATCGTCGAGCGGTACGAGCAGGCCGTACGCCCGGCGGAGGCCGCTCCGGCGGCGCTCGGACGTCTCGGGGTTACCGCCTGA
- a CDS encoding ABC transporter permease, which yields MVRTETPSPAKERAGGNGGTHDLAAGLDALETVETGRASLREVLLTKVVPPLTAVALVIAVWQVLVWAEVTDEGSLPAPSAVWDSVSDLWLQGTLLEVVWTSVSRGFSGFLLALAIGTPLGLLVARVKFVRAAIGPILSGLQSLPSVAWVPPAVIWLGLNNQMMYAVILLGAVPSIANGLVSGVDQVPPLFLRAGRTLGATGLKGTWYIVMPAALPGYVAGLKQGWAFAWRSLMAAEIIASSPDLGLGLGQLLENGRNNSDMPGVFLAILLILVVGIAIDLLVFSPLERAVLRGRGLLVKN from the coding sequence ATGGTCAGAACTGAGACGCCGTCCCCGGCAAAGGAACGGGCCGGGGGCAACGGGGGAACGCACGATCTCGCCGCGGGGCTCGACGCCCTGGAGACCGTGGAGACCGGGCGGGCGTCGCTGCGCGAGGTCCTGCTGACCAAGGTGGTGCCGCCGCTGACCGCGGTGGCGCTGGTGATCGCGGTCTGGCAGGTGCTGGTGTGGGCCGAGGTGACCGACGAGGGCAGTCTGCCCGCGCCGTCCGCGGTCTGGGACAGCGTGTCCGACCTGTGGTTGCAGGGCACCCTGCTGGAGGTCGTCTGGACGAGTGTGTCCCGCGGCTTCTCGGGCTTCCTGCTGGCGCTGGCCATCGGTACCCCGCTGGGTCTGCTGGTCGCCCGGGTGAAGTTCGTCCGGGCCGCGATCGGACCGATCCTCTCCGGTCTCCAGTCACTGCCGTCGGTGGCCTGGGTGCCGCCGGCCGTGATCTGGCTGGGGCTGAACAACCAGATGATGTACGCGGTGATCCTGCTCGGCGCGGTCCCGTCCATCGCCAACGGGCTGGTGTCCGGAGTGGACCAGGTCCCGCCGCTGTTCCTGCGGGCCGGCCGCACCCTGGGCGCCACCGGTCTCAAGGGCACCTGGTACATCGTGATGCCGGCCGCCCTGCCGGGCTATGTGGCGGGGCTCAAGCAGGGCTGGGCCTTCGCCTGGCGGTCCCTGATGGCGGCGGAGATCATCGCCTCGTCGCCGGACCTCGGCCTCGGGCTCGGCCAGTTGCTGGAGAACGGCCGCAACAACTCGGACATGCCCGGGGTGTTCCTGGCGATCCTGCTGATCCTCGTCGTCGGTATCGCCATCGACCTCCTGGTCTTCAGCCCGCTGGAGCGGGCGGTCCTGCGGGGCCGCGGTCTCCTCGTCAAGAACTGA
- a CDS encoding ABC transporter ATP-binding protein, with product MASTTVTKDRTTAGAGADPAGYAARIEHVSKSFATRGGRQLVLDDISLDVAPGEFVTLLGASGCGKSTLLNLVAGLDAPSAGAIETPGGRPALMFQEHALFPWLTAGKNIELALRLRGVAKAERRAEAERLLELVRLSGAYGKRVHELSGGMRQRVALARALAQDSQLLLMDEPFAALDAITRDVLHEELTRIWRETRVSVLFVTHNVREAVRLAERVVLLSSRPGRIAREWAVGIEQPRRIEDTAVAELSVEITEELRGEIRRHGQN from the coding sequence ATGGCCAGTACCACGGTGACCAAGGACCGGACGACGGCCGGTGCCGGGGCGGACCCGGCCGGCTACGCGGCCCGTATCGAGCACGTCTCGAAGTCCTTCGCGACGCGCGGGGGACGGCAACTCGTCCTCGACGACATCTCCCTGGATGTCGCCCCGGGCGAGTTCGTCACCCTCCTGGGGGCGTCGGGCTGCGGTAAGTCGACCCTGCTCAATCTGGTGGCGGGGCTCGACGCGCCCAGCGCCGGGGCGATCGAGACCCCCGGCGGACGGCCCGCGCTGATGTTCCAGGAACATGCCCTGTTCCCATGGCTGACCGCGGGCAAGAACATCGAGCTGGCGCTGCGGCTGCGGGGGGTCGCCAAGGCGGAACGCCGCGCCGAGGCGGAGCGGCTGCTGGAGCTGGTACGGCTGTCGGGCGCCTACGGCAAGCGGGTGCACGAACTGTCGGGCGGTATGCGGCAGCGGGTGGCGCTGGCCAGGGCGCTGGCCCAGGACAGTCAGCTGCTGCTGATGGACGAGCCGTTCGCGGCGCTGGACGCCATCACCCGGGATGTGCTCCACGAGGAGCTGACCCGGATCTGGCGGGAGACCCGGGTGTCGGTGCTCTTCGTCACCCACAACGTCCGTGAGGCCGTACGGCTGGCCGAGCGGGTGGTGCTGCTGTCGTCGCGTCCGGGGCGGATCGCCCGGGAGTGGGCGGTCGGCATCGAACAGCCGCGCCGTATCGAGGACACGGCCGTGGCCGAACTGTCCGTCGAGATCACCGAGGAACTGCGGGGGGAGATCCGCCGACATGGTCAGAACTGA
- a CDS encoding aliphatic sulfonate ABC transporter substrate-binding protein, producing MPATRTTLRRSLVAAAALPLLIGSLAACGYGSDAEEDKTAPAAKGKKLSADSVRLGYFPNLTHATALVGEQEGILQKELGGTQIKSTTFNAGPSEIEALNAGSIDIGFIGPSPAINGFTKSKGKNLRIVAGSASGGVKLVVNPSKIKTLDDLKGKKIATPQHGNTQDVAFLNWIAEKGWKTDAQSGKGDVSVVRTDNKITPDAYKSGSIDGAWVPEPTASRLVSQGAKVLLDESTIWPDKKFVITHVIVSQKFLKDHPDVVEAFVRGTVKTNAWINANPDRAKASANAKLKALSGKELPAEIINGAWPSIQFLDDPLAATLQAQADHAVKAGLLEKPDLAGIYDLGALNKVLKAQGAPEAADAGLGVK from the coding sequence GTGCCTGCCACCCGTACCACCCTGCGCCGCTCCCTCGTCGCGGCCGCCGCGCTGCCCCTGCTGATCGGGTCCCTCGCCGCCTGCGGCTACGGCTCCGACGCCGAGGAGGACAAGACCGCCCCCGCCGCCAAGGGGAAGAAACTCTCCGCCGACTCCGTCCGCCTCGGCTACTTCCCGAATCTGACCCACGCCACCGCGCTCGTCGGTGAGCAGGAGGGCATCCTCCAGAAGGAGCTGGGCGGCACCCAGATCAAGTCGACGACGTTCAACGCCGGCCCCTCCGAGATCGAGGCCCTCAACGCGGGCTCCATCGACATCGGCTTCATCGGCCCCTCCCCCGCCATCAACGGCTTCACCAAGTCCAAGGGGAAGAATCTGCGGATCGTGGCCGGTTCGGCGTCCGGCGGCGTGAAGCTGGTGGTGAACCCCTCGAAGATCAAGACCCTGGACGATCTCAAGGGCAAGAAGATCGCCACCCCGCAGCACGGCAACACCCAGGACGTGGCCTTCCTCAACTGGATAGCCGAGAAGGGCTGGAAGACCGACGCCCAGAGCGGCAAGGGTGACGTCTCCGTGGTCCGTACCGACAACAAGATCACGCCGGACGCCTATAAGTCGGGCTCCATCGACGGGGCGTGGGTGCCGGAGCCGACGGCATCGCGGCTGGTGAGCCAGGGCGCGAAGGTCCTGCTCGACGAGTCCACCATCTGGCCGGACAAGAAGTTCGTGATCACCCATGTGATCGTCTCCCAGAAGTTCCTCAAGGACCACCCGGACGTGGTGGAGGCGTTCGTCCGCGGCACGGTGAAGACCAACGCGTGGATCAACGCCAACCCCGACCGGGCCAAGGCCTCCGCGAACGCCAAGCTGAAGGCGCTCAGCGGCAAGGAGCTGCCGGCCGAGATCATCAACGGCGCCTGGCCCTCGATCCAGTTCCTCGACGACCCGCTGGCCGCGACCCTGCAGGCGCAGGCGGACCACGCGGTGAAGGCCGGACTCCTCGAGAAGCCCGATCTGGCCGGGATCTACGACCTGGGCGCGTTGAACAAGGTGCTGAAGGCCCAGGGCGCGCCCGAGGCCGCCGACGCCGGACTCGGCGTCAAGTAA
- a CDS encoding sulfate adenylyltransferase subunit 1, which yields MTSTDITDGGGAAEALLSATTLLRFATAGSVDDGKSTLVGRLLHDSKSVLTDQLEAVEHASRSRGGEGPDLALLTDGLRAEREQGITIDVAYRYFATPRRRFILADTPGHVQYTRNMVTGASTADLAVVLVDARNGVVEQTRRHAAVAALLRVPHVVLAVNKMDLVGYAEEVFAAIAAEFTAYAGALGVPEITAIPISALAGDNVVEPSAVMDWYGGPTVLEHLETVPVSHDLAACHARLPVQYVIRPQTAEHPDYRGYAGQIAAGTFRTGEAVTVLPAGRTTTVKGIDLLGEAVDVAWAPQSVTLLLADDIDIARGDLIVPSGDAPPTSQDVEATVCHVADQPLTVGHRVLLKHTTRTVKAIVKEIPARVTLDDLSHHAEPGRLAANDIGLVKVRTAEPIALDSYADSRRTGSFLLIDPADGTTLAAGMAGESFATTDRSAPADPEAREGDEAEWDF from the coding sequence ATGACATCCACCGACATCACCGACGGCGGGGGCGCGGCGGAGGCGCTGCTGTCGGCGACGACGCTGCTGCGGTTCGCCACCGCGGGCTCGGTCGACGACGGGAAGTCGACCCTGGTGGGGCGGCTGCTGCACGATTCCAAGTCGGTGCTCACCGACCAGTTGGAGGCGGTCGAGCACGCCTCGCGCAGCCGTGGCGGCGAGGGGCCGGACCTGGCGCTGCTGACCGACGGTCTGCGGGCGGAGCGCGAACAGGGCATCACCATCGATGTCGCCTACCGCTACTTCGCGACGCCCCGCCGGCGGTTCATCCTCGCCGATACGCCCGGGCATGTGCAGTACACCCGGAACATGGTGACCGGCGCGTCCACCGCGGATCTCGCGGTGGTGCTGGTCGACGCCCGTAACGGGGTGGTGGAGCAGACCCGCCGTCACGCGGCCGTGGCCGCGCTGCTGCGGGTGCCGCATGTGGTGCTCGCGGTCAACAAGATGGACCTGGTGGGGTACGCGGAGGAGGTGTTCGCCGCGATCGCCGCGGAGTTCACGGCGTACGCCGGTGCCCTCGGCGTCCCCGAGATCACCGCGATCCCGATCTCGGCGCTGGCCGGGGACAATGTGGTCGAGCCGTCGGCGGTGATGGACTGGTACGGCGGCCCGACGGTGCTGGAGCATCTGGAGACGGTCCCGGTCAGCCATGATCTGGCGGCCTGCCACGCCCGGCTGCCGGTGCAGTACGTGATCCGGCCGCAGACCGCGGAGCACCCGGACTACCGGGGGTACGCGGGCCAGATCGCGGCGGGCACGTTCCGTACCGGAGAAGCGGTGACGGTGCTGCCGGCCGGGCGGACCACCACCGTGAAGGGCATCGACCTGCTGGGCGAGGCGGTGGACGTCGCCTGGGCGCCGCAGTCGGTGACCCTGCTGCTGGCGGACGATATCGACATCGCCCGCGGCGATCTGATCGTGCCGAGCGGTGACGCCCCGCCGACCTCCCAGGATGTGGAGGCGACGGTCTGCCATGTCGCCGACCAGCCGCTGACCGTCGGACACCGGGTGCTGCTGAAGCACACGACCCGCACGGTGAAGGCGATCGTCAAGGAGATCCCGGCCCGGGTGACCCTCGACGATCTCTCGCACCACGCGGAGCCGGGCCGGCTGGCCGCCAATGACATCGGTCTGGTGAAGGTGCGGACCGCCGAGCCGATCGCCCTGGATTCCTATGCGGATTCCCGGCGTACGGGCTCGTTCCTGCTGATCGACCCGGCCGACGGCACCACCCTGGCCGCCGGTATGGCCGGGGAGTCCTTTGCCACCACCGACCGGTCCGCCCCGGCGGACCCCGAAGCCCGCGAGGGCGATGAAGCGGAGTGGGACTTCTGA
- the cysD gene encoding sulfate adenylyltransferase subunit CysD, which produces MSAGTGGAAQGLNDSPYALSHLDALESESVHIFREVAGEFERPVILFSGGKDSIVMLHLALKAFAPARVPFALLHVDTGHNFPEVLEYRDRVVERHGLRLHVASVQDYIDRGLLRERPDGTRNPLQTLPLTEKIAAERFDAVFGGGRRDEEKARAKERVFSLRDEFSQWDPRRQRPELWQLYNGRHAPGEHVRVFPLSNWTELDIWQYIDREKIELPEIYFAHEREVFQRSGMWLTGGDWGGPSDAEPVELRTVRYRTVGDMSCTGAVDSDATTLEAVIAEIAASRLTERGATRADDKMSEAAMEDRKREGYF; this is translated from the coding sequence GTGAGCGCGGGTACGGGTGGGGCGGCCCAGGGGTTGAACGACAGTCCGTACGCGCTGTCGCATCTGGACGCGCTGGAGTCGGAGTCGGTGCATATCTTCCGGGAGGTGGCGGGCGAGTTCGAGCGCCCGGTGATCCTCTTCTCGGGGGGCAAGGACTCCATTGTCATGCTGCATCTGGCGCTGAAGGCGTTCGCCCCGGCGCGGGTGCCGTTCGCGCTGCTGCATGTGGACACGGGGCACAACTTCCCCGAGGTGCTGGAGTACCGGGACCGGGTGGTGGAGCGGCACGGGCTGCGGCTGCATGTGGCGTCGGTCCAGGACTACATCGACCGGGGGCTGCTGCGGGAGCGCCCGGACGGCACCCGCAATCCGCTCCAGACCCTGCCGCTGACCGAGAAGATCGCCGCCGAGCGGTTCGACGCGGTCTTCGGCGGCGGGCGGCGCGACGAGGAGAAGGCCCGGGCGAAGGAGCGGGTGTTCTCGCTGCGGGACGAGTTCTCGCAGTGGGACCCGCGGCGGCAGCGGCCCGAGCTGTGGCAGTTGTACAACGGCCGGCACGCGCCGGGCGAGCATGTCCGGGTCTTCCCGCTGTCGAACTGGACCGAGCTGGACATCTGGCAGTACATCGACCGGGAGAAGATCGAACTGCCGGAGATCTACTTCGCCCATGAGCGCGAGGTGTTCCAGCGCAGTGGCATGTGGCTGACCGGCGGCGACTGGGGCGGCCCGTCCGACGCCGAGCCGGTGGAGCTGCGGACCGTGCGCTACCGGACGGTGGGCGATATGTCGTGCACCGGTGCCGTGGACTCGGACGCCACCACGCTGGAGGCGGTGATCGCCGAGATCGCGGCGTCCCGGCTCACGGAACGGGGCGCGACCCGCGCGGACGACAAGATGTCCGAGGCGGCGATGGAGGACCGCAAGCGGGAAGGCTATTTCTGA